Proteins from one Embleya scabrispora genomic window:
- a CDS encoding APC family permease, producing MSRLTDLSKRILVGRALRSDKLSETLLPKRIALPIFASDALSSVAYAPDEILLTLSMAGMATYHFSWKVGLAVVVVMLTVVASYRQNVHAYPSGGGDYEVANVNLGPNAGLTVGSALLVDYVLTVAVSVSSGVANMASAVPALEGHKVLLAVGLVLLLMAMNLRGVRESGKLFAVPTYAFMAAILGMTLFGLIRGATGATMEAESAGFHIEAEDSFSGFALVFLLLRTFSSGCAALTGVEAISNGVPAFRKPKSKNAASTLLLMGTISVTMLMGMLALANMTKVRFAENPESQIQGAPAGYEQKTVVAQVADAVFGGTFASPLFYLVLAVTGLILILAANTAFNGFPVLGSILAQDRYLPRQLHTRGDRLAFSNGIIMLAAFAIVLIVAFEAEPTKLIQLYVVGVFVSFTMSQAGMIRHWTRHLKTETDPAERRRMMRSRVINAFGLCMTGAVLVIVLVTKFVQGAWIAIAAMGVLFLLMKQIRRHYDRVATELAAVEMDDTKLPSRVHAIVLVSKLHKPSLRALAYARYSRPNVVEAVTVNVDPAETEALRREWDERGIEVPLKVLDSPYREITRPVIEYVKSVRRSSPRDVVNVYIPEYVVGRWYEQILHNQSALRLKGRLLFTPGVMVTSVPWQLESSERLKEPKAWVAPGSVRRGPARTPRGGDGKRGGAGGGPGSGPGSGPGSGSSSS from the coding sequence GTGTCAAGACTGACCGATCTGTCCAAACGCATCCTTGTCGGCCGAGCCTTGCGCAGCGACAAGCTGTCCGAGACGCTCCTGCCGAAGCGCATCGCGCTGCCCATTTTCGCCTCCGACGCACTGTCCTCCGTCGCGTACGCGCCGGACGAGATCCTGCTCACCCTTTCCATGGCGGGAATGGCGACCTACCACTTCTCGTGGAAGGTCGGTCTGGCCGTCGTCGTGGTCATGCTGACCGTCGTCGCCTCCTACCGCCAGAACGTCCACGCATATCCCAGTGGCGGCGGTGACTACGAGGTCGCGAACGTCAACCTCGGTCCCAACGCCGGTTTGACGGTCGGCAGCGCGCTCCTGGTCGACTACGTGCTGACCGTGGCGGTATCGGTCTCCTCCGGCGTCGCCAACATGGCCTCCGCGGTGCCCGCGCTCGAGGGGCACAAGGTGTTGTTGGCGGTCGGCCTGGTGCTGCTGCTGATGGCGATGAACCTGCGCGGTGTCCGCGAGTCGGGCAAGCTCTTCGCCGTCCCCACCTACGCGTTCATGGCCGCCATCCTCGGGATGACCCTGTTCGGCCTGATCCGTGGCGCCACCGGCGCCACGATGGAGGCCGAGAGCGCCGGGTTCCACATCGAGGCCGAGGACAGCTTCAGCGGCTTCGCGCTGGTGTTCCTGCTGCTGCGCACCTTCTCCTCCGGGTGTGCGGCGCTGACCGGTGTCGAGGCGATCAGCAACGGTGTACCGGCCTTTCGCAAGCCCAAGAGCAAGAACGCGGCCTCCACGCTGCTGCTGATGGGCACCATCTCGGTGACCATGCTGATGGGCATGCTGGCGCTGGCCAACATGACCAAGGTGCGGTTCGCGGAGAACCCGGAGAGTCAGATCCAGGGGGCACCCGCGGGATATGAACAAAAGACCGTGGTCGCGCAGGTCGCCGACGCGGTCTTCGGCGGCACCTTCGCGTCGCCGCTGTTCTACCTCGTACTCGCGGTCACCGGCCTGATCCTGATCCTGGCCGCGAACACCGCGTTCAACGGCTTCCCGGTGCTCGGCTCGATCCTGGCCCAGGACCGCTACCTGCCGCGGCAACTGCACACGCGCGGCGACCGCCTCGCGTTCAGCAACGGCATCATCATGCTGGCCGCGTTCGCGATCGTGTTGATCGTCGCGTTCGAGGCCGAGCCCACCAAGCTGATCCAGCTGTACGTGGTCGGCGTCTTCGTGTCCTTCACGATGAGCCAGGCGGGCATGATCCGGCACTGGACCCGGCACCTGAAGACCGAGACCGACCCGGCCGAGCGCCGGCGGATGATGCGCAGCCGGGTGATCAACGCCTTCGGCCTGTGCATGACCGGCGCGGTCCTGGTGATCGTCCTGGTGACCAAGTTCGTGCAGGGCGCCTGGATCGCGATCGCCGCGATGGGCGTGCTGTTCCTGCTGATGAAGCAGATCCGGCGACACTACGACCGGGTGGCCACGGAGTTGGCGGCCGTGGAGATGGACGACACCAAGCTGCCCTCGCGGGTGCATGCCATCGTGCTGGTGTCCAAGCTGCACAAGCCCTCGCTGCGGGCGCTGGCGTACGCGCGCTACTCGCGGCCGAACGTGGTCGAGGCGGTCACGGTCAACGTGGACCCGGCCGAGACCGAGGCGCTGCGGCGGGAGTGGGACGAGCGCGGGATAGAGGTGCCGCTCAAGGTGCTGGATTCGCCGTACCGGGAGATCACCCGGCCGGTGATCGAGTACGTGAAGTCGGTGCGTCGCTCCAGCCCGCGCGACGTGGTGAACGTGTACATCCCGGAGTACGTGGTCGGCCGCTGGTACGAGCAGATCCTGCACAACCAGAGCGCGCTGCGGCTCAAGGGGCGGTTGTTGTTCACACCGGGGGTCATGGTCACGTCGGTGCCGTGGCAGTTGGAGTCGTCCGAGCGGCTGAAGGAGCCGAAGGCCTGGGTGGCGCCGGGGTCGGTGCGGCGGGGGCCGGCGCGGACACCCCGGGGTGGGGACGGGAAGCGGGGCGGTGCCGGGGGCGGGCCGGGTTCGGGACCGGGCTCGGGCCCGGGTTCGGGGTCGTCGTCGTCCTGA
- a CDS encoding potassium channel family protein, whose product MHIVIMGCGRVGSTLAQTLEELGHSVAVIDRDPSAFRRLGSHFSGRRIKGIGFDQDTLREAGIEEAGAFAAVSSGDNSNIIAARVARETFGVENVAARIYDPRRAEVYERLGIPTVATVRWTADQMLRRLLPSGAEPLWRDPSGSVQLAEVHVNSAWVGHRITRLEQASGARIAFVTRLGEGILPTSETVIQEGDLVHVVMHQADVAAVEAAFEKAPEEG is encoded by the coding sequence GTGCACATCGTCATCATGGGCTGCGGGCGCGTGGGATCCACGCTGGCCCAGACGCTCGAGGAACTGGGGCATTCGGTGGCGGTCATCGACCGCGATCCCTCCGCGTTCCGCCGGCTGGGGTCGCACTTCTCCGGCCGCCGGATCAAGGGCATCGGTTTCGATCAGGACACTCTGCGCGAGGCCGGTATAGAAGAGGCCGGCGCGTTCGCGGCGGTCAGCAGCGGCGACAACTCGAACATCATCGCGGCGCGCGTCGCGCGCGAGACGTTCGGTGTGGAGAACGTGGCCGCGCGCATCTACGACCCGCGCCGGGCGGAGGTGTACGAGCGCCTGGGCATCCCCACGGTGGCCACCGTGCGCTGGACCGCGGACCAGATGTTGCGCCGGTTGTTGCCCAGTGGCGCCGAACCGCTGTGGCGCGACCCCTCGGGCAGTGTGCAACTGGCCGAGGTGCACGTGAACTCGGCGTGGGTGGGGCACCGCATCACCCGGCTCGAACAGGCGTCGGGCGCCCGGATCGCCTTCGTCACCCGTTTGGGCGAAGGCATCCTGCCGACCTCCGAGACCGTGATCCAAGAGGGCGACCTCGTGCACGTGGTCATGCACCAGGCGGATGTGGCCGCCGTCGAGGCGGCCTTCGAGAAAGCACCGGAGGAGGGCTGA
- a CDS encoding potassium channel family protein, which translates to MRVAIAGAGAVGRSIAAELLENGHEVLLVDKAPDAIKVDSVPQAEWLLADACEISSLDEAALQRCNVVIAATGDDKVNLVVSLLAKTEYGVPRVVARVNNPKNEWLFNEAWGVDVAVSTPRLMSALVEEAVSVGDLVRLMRFSQGDANLVELTLPGDAALVGTRVGDVAWPEDTALVTIIREGRVLVPGKDDSLEAGDELLFVAAPHREEELEELLSA; encoded by the coding sequence ATGCGGGTCGCAATCGCGGGCGCCGGCGCGGTGGGTCGCTCCATCGCCGCGGAGCTGTTGGAGAACGGCCACGAGGTCCTGCTCGTCGACAAGGCACCGGACGCCATCAAGGTGGACAGCGTGCCGCAGGCCGAGTGGCTGCTCGCCGACGCGTGCGAGATCTCCTCCCTGGACGAGGCCGCGTTGCAGCGCTGCAACGTGGTGATCGCGGCGACCGGCGACGACAAGGTGAACCTGGTCGTCTCGCTGCTGGCCAAGACCGAGTACGGCGTGCCGCGCGTGGTCGCCCGGGTGAACAACCCGAAGAACGAGTGGCTGTTCAACGAGGCGTGGGGCGTGGACGTCGCCGTATCCACCCCGCGCCTGATGTCGGCCCTGGTCGAGGAGGCCGTCAGCGTCGGCGACCTGGTCCGGCTGATGCGGTTCAGTCAGGGCGACGCCAACCTGGTCGAGCTGACCCTTCCGGGCGACGCCGCCCTCGTCGGCACGCGCGTCGGCGACGTGGCGTGGCCCGAGGACACGGCGCTGGTGACGATCATCCGCGAGGGCCGGGTACTGGTCCCGGGCAAGGACGACTCGCTGGAGGCGGGCGACGAACTGCTGTTCGTCGCGGCGCCGCACCGCGAAGAGGAGCTGGAGGAGTTGCTGTCGGCCTGA
- a CDS encoding DUF3159 domain-containing protein has translation MDKPTSDVPGDSPAPTDSAASMIAAFGGVRGMIDMTVPGLVFVIAYTISRSTWTAAMTAGGIALVFAVVRIARRETLQHALGGFLGVALAGWIAVKSGKAENFYAFGMFWSGGSALVYLISILSRWPIIGVLLGPMLGENFTWRQIPARYAAYRKATWVWFVMFVLRIVIQIPIYWTGNVTALGIAKVALGVPPFLVACYITWLIMSKAPPPVKVVDEEDEDADAEGERATGVESGAAPVVEQRDERWGNRVAD, from the coding sequence ATGGATAAGCCCACGTCCGACGTGCCCGGCGACAGCCCGGCCCCCACCGACAGCGCGGCCTCGATGATCGCCGCCTTCGGCGGTGTGCGGGGCATGATCGACATGACCGTGCCGGGGCTGGTCTTCGTGATCGCCTACACGATCAGCCGGTCCACCTGGACGGCGGCGATGACCGCCGGCGGTATCGCGCTGGTGTTCGCGGTGGTGCGGATCGCCCGCCGGGAGACGCTGCAACACGCGCTCGGCGGCTTCCTGGGCGTGGCGCTGGCCGGGTGGATCGCGGTCAAGTCGGGCAAGGCGGAGAACTTCTACGCGTTCGGGATGTTCTGGTCGGGTGGCTCCGCGCTCGTCTACCTGATCTCGATTCTGAGCCGCTGGCCGATCATCGGCGTCCTGCTCGGCCCGATGCTGGGCGAGAACTTCACCTGGCGACAGATCCCGGCCCGCTACGCGGCGTACCGCAAGGCCACCTGGGTCTGGTTCGTCATGTTCGTGCTGCGCATCGTGATCCAGATCCCGATCTATTGGACGGGCAACGTCACGGCTCTGGGCATCGCGAAGGTCGCGCTGGGTGTGCCGCCGTTCCTGGTGGCCTGCTACATCACCTGGCTGATCATGTCCAAGGCTCCGCCGCCGGTGAAGGTCGTCGACGAAGAGGACGAGGACGCGGACGCGGAAGGGGAGCGTGCCACCGGCGTGGAGTCGGGGGCGGCTCCGGTGGTGGAGCAGCGCGACGAGCGGTGGGGAAACCGCGTCGCGGACTGA
- a CDS encoding OB-fold nucleic acid binding domain-containing protein: MSGSAAGVERRSGRLRRMLDRWTSTHEELHAEELLHDTQRLGCTKIVDVVERDLITVGGTLRTVTFRPRAGVPALEAEIYDGSGALSVVWLGRRRIAGIEPGRQLVAHGRVSTTQGRPVLFNPRYELRPVGRE, encoded by the coding sequence ATGAGTGGTAGCGCAGCCGGCGTGGAGCGTAGATCCGGGCGATTGCGGCGAATGTTGGATCGATGGACGTCGACCCACGAGGAATTGCACGCCGAGGAGCTGCTGCACGACACCCAGCGGCTGGGCTGTACGAAGATCGTGGACGTGGTCGAGCGGGATCTGATCACCGTCGGCGGCACGCTGCGCACGGTGACCTTCCGGCCGCGCGCGGGCGTACCCGCGCTCGAGGCGGAGATCTACGACGGATCGGGCGCGTTGTCCGTGGTCTGGTTGGGTCGCCGGCGAATAGCCGGGATCGAGCCGGGGCGGCAGTTGGTCGCCCACGGTCGGGTCAGCACCACTCAGGGGCGGCCCGTTCTGTTCAACCCCAGGTATGAACTGCGCCCCGTCGGCCGAGAGTGA
- a CDS encoding response regulator, whose amino-acid sequence MTRVLVVDDEPQIVRALAINLKARGYDVDTAGDGTAALTAAADRHPDVVLLDLGLPDIDGVEVIKGLRGWTRIPIIVLSARHASAEKVAALDAGADDYVTKPFGMDELLARLRAAVRRAVPEEEAPVVVTDSFTVDLAAKRVSRDGADVRLTPTEWHLLEVLVRHAGRLVSQRALLQEVWGPQYGTETNYLRVYMAQLRRKLEHDPSHPRHLLTEPGMGYRFEG is encoded by the coding sequence ATGACACGGGTCCTGGTCGTCGACGACGAGCCACAGATCGTGCGGGCCCTGGCCATCAACCTCAAGGCCCGCGGCTACGACGTGGACACCGCGGGCGACGGTACTGCGGCGCTGACCGCCGCCGCGGACCGGCATCCGGACGTGGTGCTGCTGGACCTGGGGCTGCCGGACATCGACGGGGTCGAGGTGATCAAGGGTCTGCGCGGGTGGACCAGGATCCCGATCATCGTGCTGTCCGCGCGGCACGCCTCGGCCGAGAAGGTCGCGGCCCTGGACGCGGGCGCGGACGACTATGTGACCAAGCCGTTCGGGATGGACGAGTTGCTGGCCCGGCTGCGGGCGGCGGTGCGGCGCGCGGTGCCGGAGGAGGAGGCGCCGGTCGTGGTCACCGACTCGTTCACGGTGGACCTCGCGGCCAAGCGGGTCTCGCGCGACGGCGCGGACGTGCGACTGACGCCGACCGAGTGGCATCTGCTGGAGGTGCTCGTGCGGCACGCGGGCCGGCTGGTCAGCCAGCGGGCGCTGTTGCAGGAGGTGTGGGGGCCGCAGTACGGGACGGAGACGAACTATCTGCGGGTCTACATGGCGCAGTTGCGGCGCAAGCTGGAGCACGACCCGTCGCACCCCAGGCATCTGCTGACCGAGCCCGGGATGGGGTATCGGTTCGAGGGATAG
- a CDS encoding sensor histidine kinase — translation MARGKLRIYLGAAPGVGKTYAMLGEGQRRRGRGSDVVVGFVECHGRPTTEEALLGLEVVPRRDMVHRGGSFTEMDVDAVITRRPKIALVDELAHTNVPGSRNEKRWQDIEELLDAGIDVISTVNVQHLESLNDVVESITGVPQRETVPDEVVRRADQIELVDMAPEALRRRMAHGNVYAPEKVDAALSNYFRIGNLTALRELALLWTADRVDEYLQQYRSEHQIDATWPARERIVVGLTGGPEGETLLRRAARIATRGSGGELLAVYVSRSDGLTGASPEALARQRALVESLGGTFHSVVGENVPTALLSFARGVNATQIVLGSSRRKPWQYLFGPGVGATVAAQSGDIDTHIVTHEHAGVGRVLRPLRSPLGRGRRLASWAVTVIGPVAVTVILDATRGSHGLSTEMLLYLTVTVAVALIGGLWASILTAVVSSVLLNYYFTPPLHNLTIADPENMLALGIFVLVALSVASVVDLAARRTHQAARSQAEAQTLSFLAGSVLRGEQALPALLDRVRETFGMESVALLQREGHHSPWSCVGSVGPHPAIRPDDADVDVPVSDSLALTLSGRVLPAEDRRVLGAFAAQAAVVLERRQLVAEAAQARQLKEGNRIRTALLAAVSHDLRTPLATIKASVSSLRAEDVSWSEEDEAELLAAIEFGADRLDTLIGNLLDMSRLQTGTVTPLMGDIGLDEVVPGALAGVAEERVALDIPETLPAVCADAGLLERVLANVIENAVKHNPPGRRVHVSAGALRDRVELRVADRGPGVPDESKGRIFEPFQRLGDAPKGNGVGLGLAVARGFAEAMDGTLTAEDTPGGGLTMVLALRTAGSPAGGAVAGSTPAAEERTTWEEQR, via the coding sequence ATGGCACGCGGCAAGCTCCGGATCTATCTCGGTGCGGCGCCCGGCGTCGGCAAGACCTACGCGATGTTGGGCGAGGGGCAGCGTCGGCGCGGGCGCGGCAGCGACGTCGTGGTCGGTTTCGTGGAATGCCACGGCCGACCCACCACCGAGGAGGCCCTGCTGGGGCTGGAGGTGGTCCCCCGACGGGACATGGTCCACCGAGGCGGCTCGTTCACCGAGATGGACGTGGACGCGGTGATCACCCGGCGGCCGAAAATCGCCCTCGTCGACGAACTCGCGCACACCAATGTGCCCGGCTCGCGCAACGAGAAGCGCTGGCAGGACATCGAGGAGCTGCTCGACGCGGGGATCGACGTGATCTCCACGGTCAACGTCCAGCACCTCGAATCGCTCAACGACGTGGTCGAGTCGATCACGGGCGTGCCCCAACGCGAGACCGTGCCCGACGAGGTGGTCCGCCGGGCCGATCAGATCGAACTGGTCGACATGGCGCCCGAGGCGCTGCGCCGGCGGATGGCACACGGCAACGTGTACGCGCCGGAGAAGGTCGACGCGGCGCTGTCCAACTACTTCCGCATCGGCAACCTGACCGCGCTGCGCGAGCTGGCGCTGCTGTGGACCGCGGACCGGGTGGACGAATACCTCCAGCAGTACCGCAGCGAACACCAGATCGACGCGACCTGGCCGGCGCGCGAGCGCATCGTCGTCGGCCTGACCGGCGGCCCCGAGGGGGAGACCCTGCTGCGCCGCGCCGCGCGGATCGCCACCCGCGGCTCCGGCGGCGAACTGCTCGCGGTCTACGTCTCGCGCAGCGACGGCCTCACCGGCGCCTCCCCGGAAGCCCTGGCCCGTCAGCGCGCGCTGGTCGAGTCGCTCGGCGGCACGTTCCACTCGGTGGTCGGCGAGAACGTGCCCACCGCGCTGCTGTCCTTCGCGCGCGGCGTCAACGCGACGCAGATCGTGCTCGGCAGCAGCCGGCGCAAACCCTGGCAGTACCTGTTCGGCCCCGGCGTCGGTGCCACCGTCGCCGCGCAGTCCGGCGACATCGACACCCACATCGTCACCCACGAACACGCCGGCGTGGGGCGGGTGCTGCGCCCGCTGCGCTCGCCCCTGGGGCGCGGCAGGCGGCTCGCGTCGTGGGCGGTGACGGTGATCGGGCCGGTCGCGGTCACCGTCATCCTGGACGCGACGCGCGGCAGCCACGGGTTGTCCACCGAGATGCTGCTGTACCTGACGGTCACCGTCGCGGTCGCCCTCATCGGCGGCCTGTGGGCCTCGATCCTGACCGCCGTGGTGTCCTCGGTCCTGCTCAACTACTACTTCACGCCGCCGCTGCACAACCTGACCATCGCCGACCCGGAGAACATGCTCGCGCTCGGCATCTTCGTGCTGGTCGCGCTGTCGGTGGCCTCGGTGGTGGACCTGGCGGCCAGGCGCACCCACCAGGCCGCGCGCAGTCAGGCCGAGGCGCAGACGCTGAGCTTTCTCGCGGGCAGCGTGCTGCGCGGCGAGCAGGCGCTGCCGGCGCTGCTCGACCGGGTGCGCGAGACGTTCGGGATGGAGTCGGTCGCACTGCTCCAGCGCGAGGGACACCACAGCCCGTGGTCGTGCGTCGGCAGCGTGGGACCACATCCCGCGATCAGGCCCGACGACGCCGACGTGGACGTGCCGGTGTCCGACTCGCTCGCGCTCACCCTGTCCGGGCGGGTGCTGCCGGCCGAGGACCGGCGGGTGCTCGGGGCGTTCGCGGCGCAGGCGGCGGTGGTGCTGGAGCGCCGGCAACTGGTCGCGGAGGCGGCGCAGGCGCGGCAGCTCAAGGAGGGCAACCGCATCCGAACCGCGCTGCTCGCCGCCGTCTCGCACGACCTGCGCACCCCGCTGGCCACGATCAAGGCGAGCGTGTCCAGCCTGCGGGCCGAGGATGTGAGCTGGTCGGAGGAGGACGAGGCGGAGCTGTTGGCGGCGATCGAGTTCGGCGCCGACCGGCTCGACACGCTGATCGGCAATCTGCTCGACATGAGCCGGTTGCAGACCGGGACGGTGACCCCGCTGATGGGCGACATCGGTCTGGACGAGGTGGTGCCGGGCGCGCTGGCCGGGGTGGCCGAGGAGCGGGTGGCGCTGGACATCCCCGAGACGCTGCCGGCGGTGTGCGCGGACGCGGGGCTGCTGGAGCGTGTACTGGCCAACGTGATCGAGAACGCGGTCAAGCACAACCCGCCGGGCCGCCGGGTACACGTGTCGGCCGGCGCGCTCAGGGATCGGGTCGAACTGCGGGTGGCCGACCGCGGTCCCGGCGTGCCGGACGAGTCGAAGGGGCGGATCTTCGAACCGTTCCAACGCCTGGGCGACGCGCCCAAGGGCAACGGGGTGGGGCTCGGGCTCGCGGTCGCCCGCGGCTTCGCGGAGGCCATGGACGGCACGCTGACCGCGGAGGACACCCCCGGCGGCGGATTGACGATGGTGCTGGCGCTGCGCACGGCCGGATCGCCGGCCGGCGGCGCGGTCGCGGGATCCACCCCCGCGGCCGAGGAACGAACCACTTGGGAGGAACAACGATGA
- a CDS encoding potassium-transporting ATPase subunit C: protein MATTFSTRIRVLGAALRAFLVLTVLLGILYPLSMTGIAQALFKDNADGSMVSVNGKDVGSRLIGQSFDLVDAQGNPRTFDADGREVLATADGTGYTYLQGGGALSAEQAAGVGPLPDPKWFQPRPSAAHYDGLGSGASNYGPENPTFVKLVAERKAQVAEFNGVGEDRVPVDAVTASGSGLDPHISRAYALIQVERVARERGGLDAAEVRALVDKHEDGRTIGFLGQERVNVLELNIALAKLTR from the coding sequence ATGGCCACCACCTTCAGTACCCGCATCCGCGTCCTGGGCGCGGCCCTGCGCGCCTTCCTCGTGCTCACCGTGCTCCTGGGCATCCTGTATCCGCTGTCGATGACCGGGATCGCCCAGGCGCTGTTCAAGGACAACGCCGACGGCTCGATGGTCAGCGTCAACGGCAAGGACGTCGGCTCCCGCCTGATCGGCCAGTCCTTCGACCTCGTCGACGCCCAGGGCAACCCGCGCACGTTCGACGCGGACGGCCGCGAGGTGCTGGCGACGGCGGACGGCACCGGATACACCTACCTCCAGGGCGGCGGCGCGCTGAGCGCCGAGCAGGCGGCGGGCGTCGGCCCGCTGCCCGACCCGAAGTGGTTCCAACCGCGTCCCTCGGCCGCCCACTACGACGGCCTCGGCTCGGGCGCGTCCAACTACGGCCCCGAGAACCCGACCTTCGTCAAGCTCGTCGCCGAGCGCAAGGCACAGGTCGCCGAGTTCAACGGCGTCGGCGAGGACCGCGTCCCCGTGGACGCGGTCACCGCGAGCGGATCCGGCCTGGACCCGCACATCTCCAGGGCGTACGCGCTGATCCAGGTCGAGCGGGTGGCCAGGGAACGCGGCGGCCTGGACGCGGCCGAGGTGCGCGCGCTGGTCGACAAGCACGAGGACGGCCGTACCATCGGCTTCCTCGGCCAGGAACGGGTGAACGTGCTGGAACTCAACATCGCCCTCGCCAAGCTGACCCGCTGA
- the kdpB gene encoding potassium-transporting ATPase subunit KdpB: MTDTAIRPTEAHVDTPAGPGRVSAGLFEPRQLLKSLPGALRKLDPRTMVRTPVMFVVEIGSVITTVMAIKDPSTFAWLVAVWLWLTVVFANLAEAVAEGRGKAQADTLRKAKTDTVARRLVDGREERVAATALAIGDLVVCEAGDIIPGDGDVVDGVASVDESAITGESAPVIRESGGDRSAVTGGTKVLSDRIVVKITTEPGKTFIDRMIALVEGAARQKTPNEIALDILLASLTIIFLFAVVTLQPMAMYAHAEQSMIILVALLICLIPTTIGALLSAIGIAGMDRLVQRNVLAMSGRAVEAAGDVSTLLLDKTGTITLGNRQASEFVPADGVEEAELADAAQLSSLADETPEGRSIVVLAKERYGLRERHQGELAHAEWIAFTAQTRMSGVDLTDERGVRMVRKGAASAINAWVSERGGTVPARSGDLVDAISAAGGTPLLVAVEDTEGARILGVIHLKDVVKEGMRERFDELRRMGIRTVMITGDNPLTAKAIADEAGVDDFLAEATPEDKLALIKREQAGGKLVAMTGDGTNDAPALAQADVGVAMNTGTSAAKEAGNMVDLDSNPTKLIEIVEIGKQLLITRGALTTFSIANDVAKYFAIIPAMFASIKGAEALGPLDKLNIMQLATPESAIISAVVFNALIIVALIPLALRGVRYRPMSADKLLARNLRIYGLGGLIAPFVGIKIIDLLVSLIPGIG, encoded by the coding sequence ATGACAGACACCGCGATACGCCCCACCGAAGCGCACGTCGACACCCCCGCCGGCCCCGGCCGGGTCTCGGCCGGCCTGTTCGAACCCCGCCAACTGCTGAAGTCGCTGCCCGGCGCGCTGCGCAAACTCGACCCGCGGACCATGGTCCGTACCCCGGTCATGTTCGTGGTCGAGATCGGCTCGGTGATCACCACCGTCATGGCGATCAAGGACCCGAGCACGTTCGCCTGGCTGGTCGCCGTCTGGCTGTGGCTGACCGTGGTGTTCGCCAACCTGGCCGAGGCGGTCGCCGAAGGACGCGGCAAGGCGCAGGCGGACACGCTGCGCAAGGCCAAGACCGACACGGTCGCCCGGCGCCTGGTCGACGGCCGCGAGGAGCGCGTCGCGGCCACCGCGTTGGCCATCGGCGACCTGGTGGTCTGCGAGGCCGGCGACATCATCCCCGGCGACGGCGACGTCGTCGACGGTGTCGCGAGTGTGGACGAGTCGGCGATCACCGGCGAGTCCGCGCCGGTGATCCGCGAGTCGGGCGGTGACCGCTCGGCGGTCACCGGCGGCACGAAGGTGCTGTCGGACCGGATCGTCGTCAAGATCACCACCGAGCCCGGCAAGACCTTCATCGACCGGATGATCGCCCTCGTCGAGGGCGCCGCCCGGCAAAAGACGCCGAACGAGATCGCGCTCGACATCCTGCTCGCGTCGCTGACGATCATCTTCCTGTTCGCGGTCGTCACGCTGCAGCCGATGGCGATGTACGCGCACGCCGAGCAGTCGATGATCATCCTCGTCGCGCTGCTGATCTGCCTGATCCCGACCACCATCGGAGCGCTGTTGTCGGCGATCGGCATCGCCGGCATGGACCGACTGGTGCAGCGCAACGTGCTGGCCATGTCGGGGCGCGCCGTGGAGGCGGCGGGCGACGTGTCGACGCTGCTGCTCGACAAGACCGGCACGATCACGCTGGGCAACCGGCAGGCGTCGGAGTTCGTCCCCGCGGACGGGGTCGAGGAGGCGGAACTCGCCGACGCGGCGCAACTGTCCTCGCTCGCCGACGAGACGCCCGAGGGCCGCTCGATCGTGGTGCTGGCCAAGGAGCGCTACGGGCTGCGCGAGCGGCACCAGGGCGAACTCGCCCACGCCGAGTGGATCGCCTTCACCGCGCAGACCCGGATGTCGGGCGTGGACCTGACCGACGAGCGCGGGGTGCGCATGGTCCGCAAGGGCGCCGCCTCCGCGATCAACGCCTGGGTGTCCGAGCGCGGCGGCACCGTCCCCGCCCGGTCCGGCGACCTGGTCGACGCCATCTCCGCCGCCGGCGGCACGCCGCTCCTGGTCGCGGTCGAGGACACCGAGGGCGCCCGGATCCTGGGCGTCATCCACCTCAAGGACGTGGTCAAGGAGGGCATGCGGGAACGATTCGACGAGCTGCGCCGGATGGGCATCCGCACGGTGATGATCACCGGCGACAACCCGCTGACCGCCAAGGCGATCGCGGACGAGGCGGGCGTCGACGACTTCCTCGCCGAGGCCACCCCCGAGGACAAGCTCGCGCTGATCAAGCGCGAGCAGGCGGGCGGCAAGCTGGTCGCGATGACCGGCGACGGCACCAACGACGCGCCGGCGCTGGCCCAGGCCGACGTCGGCGTGGCGATGAACACCGGCACGTCGGCGGCCAAAGAGGCCGGGAACATGGTCGACCTCGACTCGAACCCGACCAAACTGATCGAGATCGTGGAGATCGGCAAGCAGCTGCTGATCACGCGCGGCGCGCTGACCACGTTCTCCATCGCCAACGACGTCGCGAAGTACTTCGCGATCATCCCGGCCATGTTCGCGAGCATCAAGGGCGCCGAGGCCCTGGGCCCGCTGGACAAGCTCAACATCATGCAGCTCGCCACCCCCGAGTCGGCGATCATCTCGGCGGTCGTCTTCAACGCCCTGATCATCGTCGCCCTGATCCCGCTGGCCCTGCGCGGTGTGCGCTATCGGCCGATGTCGGCCGACAAGCTGCTCGCCCGCAACCTGCGGATCTACGGCCTCGGCGGACTGATCGCCCCGTTCGTCGGGATCAAGATCATCGACCTGCTCGTCTCGCTCATCCCCGGAATCGGTTGA